The following proteins are encoded in a genomic region of Phaeodactylum tricornutum CCAP 1055/1 chromosome 1, whole genome shotgun sequence:
- a CDS encoding predicted protein: LGHGAFSTVRLARRRRDNVKVAVKTIAKHEALRSRRLRPVGTTDDQNHARRRYLEEWEILRRMQNHPYVVNLLDVYETHEEIQIVTEYCPGGELFDAIQKRRSRAHALRRTQYTEAQAATITSQILRALADLHDHGIVHRDVKPENILLTKDEQDDDDQAVHVKLCDFGMARSLLREPDTYGDDSPLTPARSRAYSMIGSNYYVAPEVNYGNCYDTAVDVYSLGVTLYILLCGFPPVFSGSESDAAVLFPSMYWKDVSDSAKDLVRQMLNSEPGTRVTAKQAERHPWIVHN; encoded by the coding sequence GATTGGCGCGACGGAGACGAGACAACGTCAAGGTTGCCGTCAAAACGATTGCCAAACACGAAGCCTTGCGCTCGCGGCGTCTTCGTCCCGTCGGAACTACCGATGACCAGAACCATGCACGCCGAAGATACCTGGAAGAATGGGAAATTCTACGACGCATGCAGAATCATCCCTACGTCGTTAATCTTTTGGATGTCTACGAGACGCACGAAGAAATACAGATTGTGACGGAGTACTGTCCCGGTGGCGAGCTGTTTGACGCCATTCAGAAGAGACGCAGTCGGGCACACGCTCTACGCCGCACGCAATACACGGAAGCGCAAGCCGCCACCATTACCAGTCAAATCTTGCGAGCCCTGGCGGATCTGCACGACCACGGCATTGTACACCGGGACGTCAAACCGGAGAATATTCTGCTCACGAAGGACGAgcaagacgatgatgatcAAGCAGTTCACGTCAAGTTGTGTGACTTTGGCATGGCCCGATCCTTGCTACGGGAACCGGACACGTACGGGGACGATTCCCCCCTTACACCGGCACGATCGCGCGCCTATTCCATGATTGGGTCGAACTATTACGTGGCGCCCGAAGTTAACTACGGAAATTGCTACGACACCGCCGTCGACGTATACTCACTCGGCGTGACACTCTACATTCTTTTGTGTGGCTTTCCCCCCGTCTTTTCCGGCTCGGAATCGGATGCCGCTGTCCTCTTTCCCAGTATGTACTGGAAGGATGTTTCCGACAGCGCCAAAGATCTGGTCCGACAAATGCTGAATTCGGAGCCGGGAACTCGTGTCACTGCCAAACAAGCCGAACGCCACCCCTGGATTGTGCACAAC